A genome region from Nitrospira sp. includes the following:
- the ppdK gene encoding pyruvate, phosphate dikinase, protein MAKKYVYYFGDGKAEGTGSMKELLGGKGAGLAEMTNLKVSVPPGFTISTEACVEYYKRGKAYPPGMMDEALHALKRIERSMKAGFGDPDNPLLVSVRSGARASMPGMMDTVLNVGLTTETVHGLALKTKNERFAQDSYRRFIGMFGSIVMGVNREHFEDILKHKKRDLGVTQDTHLDAKALSELVVSFKELVKEETKRDFPDDPLEQLRMAINAVFSSWYGARAVTYRRLYNIPETWGTAVNVVAMVFGNMGETSGTGVAFTRDPATGQRNFFGECLTNAQGEDVVAGIRTPLPVNELEKFMPQAYKDLETTYKKLERHYRDMLDLEFTIQEGKLYMLQTRVGKRTGVAAVRIAVDMVKEGLITKKEALQRIGPDQLAQYLYPIFDAKEESRCTPLGKGLPAGPGAAAGKLALTADRAVEMKASGDRVVLVRQETSPDDIHGMNAALGFLTARGGMTSHAAVVARQMGKVCVAGCEAIEVLDSQSVRIGTQVFREGEYLSVNGSTGNVYGGDIPVVESEVIQVLQGKMEASASEKYQMFESVLKWADGVRKLKVRANADVPDQARIARSFGAEGIGLCRTEHMFFAEDRIQIMQKMILARKREEREMYLDQLLPLQKQDFIGLYREMKGFPVTIRLLDPPLHEFLPKREDLMVEIAQLELTSGAPTVLEEKKRLLARVEELHEFNPMLGLRGCRLGITMPEITKMQARAIIEAACELAKEGTKIVPEIMIPLVGMVSEMKAQKDLVREVATDTMKRYGVKLSYLVGTMIELPRAAVTADRIAEEAEFFSFGTNDLTQTTFGFSRDDAAKFIDFYKTANILESDPFAVLDREGVGSLMRTAIAGGRKTRPTIKLGICGEHGGDPSSVEFCHQLGLDYVSCSPYRVGIARLAAAQSALTEAEAEKAKSKPKPKPKPKPKPKPKKVQSSIKQAVKSKPAKKAATPAPAKKRLVAKRVVRRPKRTKR, encoded by the coding sequence GTGGCCAAGAAATACGTCTATTATTTCGGAGATGGGAAAGCCGAAGGCACCGGCAGCATGAAGGAACTCCTCGGCGGCAAAGGTGCCGGGCTGGCCGAGATGACAAACCTCAAAGTGTCCGTTCCTCCCGGTTTTACGATCTCTACCGAAGCCTGCGTCGAATATTACAAACGCGGCAAGGCTTATCCTCCGGGCATGATGGACGAAGCGCTGCATGCCCTCAAGCGGATCGAGCGGTCGATGAAGGCCGGGTTCGGCGATCCGGACAATCCGTTATTGGTCTCCGTGCGCTCAGGCGCCCGCGCGTCGATGCCTGGCATGATGGATACCGTGTTGAACGTCGGCCTGACCACCGAGACCGTGCACGGTCTGGCCCTCAAGACGAAGAACGAGCGGTTTGCGCAGGACAGCTACCGCCGTTTCATCGGCATGTTCGGCAGCATCGTGATGGGGGTCAATCGCGAGCATTTCGAGGACATCCTCAAACATAAGAAACGCGATCTCGGTGTCACGCAGGACACGCACCTCGATGCCAAGGCGCTCAGTGAACTCGTCGTCAGCTTTAAGGAGCTGGTGAAGGAAGAGACCAAACGGGATTTCCCCGATGATCCGCTCGAGCAACTGCGCATGGCGATCAACGCCGTGTTTTCCTCCTGGTACGGAGCCCGGGCGGTGACCTATCGACGGCTCTACAATATTCCAGAAACCTGGGGTACCGCGGTCAACGTGGTGGCCATGGTGTTCGGCAACATGGGCGAAACCAGCGGCACCGGCGTGGCGTTTACGCGTGATCCCGCGACCGGACAGCGGAACTTCTTCGGCGAGTGTCTGACGAACGCGCAGGGCGAGGATGTGGTGGCCGGTATCCGTACGCCGCTGCCCGTCAACGAACTCGAAAAGTTCATGCCGCAAGCCTACAAGGATCTCGAAACGACCTACAAAAAGCTCGAGCGCCATTACCGCGACATGCTTGACCTGGAGTTCACCATCCAGGAGGGCAAGCTCTATATGCTGCAGACCCGCGTCGGGAAACGCACGGGTGTGGCGGCTGTCCGGATTGCGGTGGATATGGTGAAGGAAGGCCTCATTACTAAAAAAGAGGCGCTCCAGCGCATCGGACCCGATCAATTGGCGCAGTATCTCTATCCGATTTTCGACGCGAAGGAAGAATCACGCTGCACGCCACTCGGCAAAGGGTTGCCCGCCGGTCCCGGCGCCGCCGCCGGAAAACTTGCGTTGACGGCGGATCGTGCGGTGGAGATGAAAGCCTCGGGCGATCGCGTGGTCCTTGTCCGGCAGGAGACCAGCCCGGACGACATTCACGGCATGAACGCTGCGTTGGGCTTTTTGACGGCGCGCGGCGGCATGACGTCCCACGCAGCCGTTGTGGCCCGGCAGATGGGGAAAGTCTGCGTGGCCGGTTGTGAAGCGATCGAGGTGCTGGATAGTCAATCGGTGCGCATCGGAACCCAGGTGTTTCGCGAGGGCGAATATCTGTCGGTCAACGGCTCGACCGGCAACGTGTATGGCGGCGACATTCCCGTTGTGGAATCGGAAGTGATTCAAGTGCTGCAGGGCAAAATGGAAGCCTCGGCGTCCGAGAAATACCAAATGTTCGAGTCGGTGCTGAAGTGGGCCGACGGTGTGCGCAAGCTGAAGGTCCGGGCGAATGCGGATGTGCCGGATCAGGCCCGCATCGCGCGAAGTTTCGGCGCTGAAGGCATCGGCCTCTGCCGGACGGAACATATGTTTTTCGCCGAAGACCGCATCCAGATCATGCAGAAGATGATTCTGGCCAGGAAACGCGAAGAGCGGGAAATGTACCTGGATCAGCTCTTGCCGCTGCAGAAGCAGGATTTTATCGGTCTCTATCGCGAGATGAAGGGGTTTCCGGTGACGATCCGGCTGCTCGATCCGCCGCTGCACGAATTCCTGCCGAAGCGTGAAGATCTCATGGTCGAAATCGCTCAGCTCGAACTCACGAGTGGCGCGCCGACGGTGCTGGAGGAAAAGAAACGGTTGCTGGCTCGCGTGGAAGAGTTGCACGAATTCAATCCCATGCTGGGTCTGCGCGGATGCCGTCTCGGGATTACGATGCCGGAAATTACCAAGATGCAGGCGCGCGCGATCATCGAAGCGGCCTGTGAACTGGCCAAAGAAGGTACGAAGATCGTGCCGGAGATCATGATTCCGTTGGTCGGTATGGTCTCGGAGATGAAGGCGCAGAAGGATCTCGTCCGTGAAGTGGCCACGGACACGATGAAGCGATACGGCGTAAAGCTGTCGTACCTGGTCGGTACCATGATCGAGTTGCCGCGTGCCGCTGTGACCGCCGATCGTATCGCGGAGGAGGCCGAGTTCTTCTCCTTCGGGACGAACGATCTGACGCAGACCACGTTCGGGTTCTCCCGCGATGATGCCGCGAAGTTCATCGATTTCTATAAGACGGCCAATATTCTCGAGAGCGATCCGTTTGCGGTGCTGGACCGGGAAGGCGTGGGCTCACTCATGCGCACGGCCATTGCCGGTGGCCGCAAGACCCGACCGACGATTAAGTTGGGCATTTGCGGAGAGCATGGCGGCGATCCCAGCTCCGTGGAATTCTGTCATCAATTGGGCCTGGACTATGTGAGTTGCTCACCCTACCGGGTCGGCATTGCGCGATTGGCTGCGGCGCAGTCGGCGCTGACGGAGGCCGAGGCGGAAAAGGCGAAATCGAAGCCGAAGCCGAAGCCGAAGCCGAAGCCAAAGCCAAAGCCAAAGAAGGTTCAATCGAGCATCAAGCAGGCCGTGAAATCCAAGCCGGCCAAGAAGGCTGCGACGCCTGCGCCGGCGAAGAAGCGACTTGTCGCCAAGCGCGTGGTCCGTCGCCCCAAGCGTACGAAGCGGTGA
- the ribD gene encoding bifunctional diaminohydroxyphosphoribosylaminopyrimidine deaminase/5-amino-6-(5-phosphoribosylamino)uracil reductase RibD: MRSSSRDRDYMTLALRLAAKGRGSTSPNPMVGAVVVAGGRIVGQGAHRKAGGPHAEVIALSQAGTRARGGTLYVTLEPCSHLNKRTPPCVPLVIASGVRRVVVAMVDPNPQVKGNGVAQLTRAGIRVDVGCGETESRQLNEAYLHWVQTGRPFTTLKAGMTLDGQIATAGGESQWITDEAARQQAHRLRAGVDAILVGIGTVLRDNPQLTARVTDDLPRLAPRQPLRIVLDSRLRIPLKAKVLQDQQIAHTLIATTAAASVRKIERMRGMGIDVLVLPKAGRHVKLPVLWTRLGQLGVTTVLVEGGGEVNAAVLRAGLPQRLMWYIAPLLLGGQDAKGILGGRSPRRLRSAVALKNVRIEPVGRDMLIQADFTTQ, from the coding sequence GTGAGGTCGTCTTCCCGCGATCGTGACTATATGACCCTGGCGCTTCGCCTCGCGGCGAAGGGCCGGGGTTCCACCAGCCCGAATCCTATGGTCGGCGCCGTGGTGGTGGCCGGCGGCCGGATCGTCGGTCAGGGGGCCCACCGCAAGGCGGGCGGCCCACATGCCGAAGTCATCGCCCTCAGCCAGGCCGGCACACGGGCGAGAGGCGGGACCCTCTACGTCACCCTCGAGCCCTGCAGTCATCTCAACAAACGCACCCCACCTTGTGTTCCTCTGGTCATTGCCTCCGGAGTCCGTCGCGTCGTGGTGGCCATGGTCGATCCCAACCCGCAGGTGAAGGGCAATGGGGTTGCGCAGCTGACGCGGGCAGGGATTCGTGTCGATGTCGGCTGCGGCGAAACCGAATCGAGGCAGCTGAATGAAGCCTATCTCCATTGGGTGCAGACCGGTCGTCCGTTTACGACCCTGAAAGCGGGGATGACGCTGGACGGGCAGATTGCCACTGCGGGCGGCGAATCTCAATGGATTACGGATGAAGCTGCCAGACAGCAGGCCCATCGGTTACGCGCTGGTGTGGATGCGATTTTGGTGGGGATCGGCACGGTGTTGCGCGACAACCCGCAGTTGACCGCGAGGGTGACCGACGACCTGCCGCGGCTGGCTCCGCGGCAGCCATTGCGTATTGTGCTCGATAGTCGATTGCGGATTCCCCTCAAGGCCAAGGTGCTGCAGGACCAGCAGATCGCTCATACATTGATCGCCACGACTGCAGCCGCGTCTGTGCGTAAAATTGAGCGCATGAGGGGGATGGGCATCGATGTGTTGGTTTTGCCGAAGGCCGGTCGTCATGTGAAGTTACCGGTCTTGTGGACGCGCCTCGGCCAACTTGGCGTCACGACGGTCCTAGTCGAAGGCGGCGGCGAGGTGAACGCGGCCGTGTTGCGGGCCGGATTGCCTCAACGATTGATGTGGTATATCGCCCCGCTCTTACTCGGTGGGCAGGATGCAAAAGGGATCCTCGGCGGACGGTCCCCGCGCCGGCTCCGGAGTGCCGTGGCGCTGAAGAATGTGCGCATCGAGCCGGTGGGGCGTGATATGTTGATACAGGCAGATTTCACGACTCAGTAG
- a CDS encoding MFS transporter: protein MTTSRSFFYLCTLGVFCFISYNLVRMPVLSLFAESLGAGPERIGLIVSVSTITGVLLKLPSGALSDIYGRKMLLRIGVVAFGLPPFIYPFISDLNSLTALRFVHGLATAIFAPSALATVADLYKERRGAALGTYTACTQSGSLLGPFLGGWLAYTAGFSTAFVTAGVFGCIAILIFFSLHLDEPPPRVREKGLAPVLAEMGKGFLAVARNRKVLITSSTDAAKMVANGALMAFLPLYGLSVGLNAGQVGLLFSVQAVTSFLAKPVMGRVSDRIGREPLILAGLLICAATFISMPHVGSFALLLVLSSGFGFGEAVVSSSSAALVADSSEFKRLGAGMGMQGTVMDIGHASGPLLAGLLIAHVSYQGAFAVIASLQILAAIAFWATMRTLAR, encoded by the coding sequence ATGACGACTTCCCGCAGTTTTTTCTATCTCTGCACCCTCGGCGTGTTTTGCTTCATCAGTTACAACCTCGTCCGCATGCCGGTCTTGTCTCTCTTTGCGGAGTCGCTGGGGGCAGGCCCTGAGCGGATTGGGTTGATCGTGTCGGTGTCGACCATCACCGGGGTGTTGCTGAAATTGCCTTCCGGGGCCCTCTCCGATATCTATGGGCGGAAGATGCTGCTGCGTATCGGTGTGGTGGCGTTCGGACTGCCGCCGTTCATCTATCCCTTCATCTCAGATCTCAACTCGCTGACGGCGCTACGGTTTGTGCATGGCCTGGCCACCGCCATCTTCGCGCCGAGCGCCTTGGCCACTGTGGCGGATCTTTATAAGGAACGGCGCGGTGCGGCGTTGGGGACCTACACGGCCTGCACCCAATCCGGTTCGCTGCTGGGCCCGTTCCTGGGCGGCTGGTTGGCTTATACGGCTGGATTTTCCACGGCCTTCGTAACGGCCGGCGTGTTCGGTTGCATCGCGATCCTGATCTTTTTCAGCCTCCATCTGGATGAGCCGCCTCCACGCGTGCGTGAAAAAGGCCTGGCCCCGGTCCTAGCTGAAATGGGGAAGGGATTTCTTGCCGTGGCGCGCAACCGGAAGGTGTTGATCACCAGTTCCACGGATGCCGCCAAGATGGTGGCGAACGGGGCCCTGATGGCGTTCCTGCCGCTCTATGGTCTGTCGGTGGGACTCAACGCCGGCCAAGTGGGGCTCCTGTTTAGTGTGCAGGCGGTGACATCGTTTCTTGCCAAGCCGGTGATGGGGCGGGTATCGGATCGTATCGGACGGGAGCCGTTGATTCTGGCCGGCCTTCTCATTTGTGCGGCGACGTTTATCAGCATGCCCCATGTCGGTTCATTTGCCCTGTTGTTGGTGCTGTCGTCCGGGTTCGGTTTCGGCGAGGCGGTGGTGTCGTCCTCCTCTGCCGCGCTGGTCGCAGACAGTTCCGAATTCAAGCGGTTGGGGGCAGGAATGGGTATGCAGGGGACGGTGATGGACATTGGTCATGCCAGCGGGCCCCTGTTGGCCGGTCTGCTGATTGCCCACGTGAGTTACCAGGGGGCCTTCGCCGTGATTGCCAGTCTCCAGATCCTGGCCGCCATCGCATTCTGGGCCACGATGAGAACTCTCGCGCGGTAG
- a CDS encoding riboflavin synthase codes for MFSGIVEEMGAVSILNKGLAGTRLTIMASTIMSDLAIGASVSVNGACLTAVTRTDHDFSVDVSPETLSVTTLGGLSSGSPVNLERAMKLNERIGGHMVSGHVDGIGAIRSRHQDGNALVLEIEAPKEILRLCVPKGSITVDGISLTINDVTERSFVVSIIPHTAKVTTLGLKQVGDKVNLESDLIGKYVERLLQERGILPLKPAPVIDTDYLKRRGLL; via the coding sequence ATGTTCAGCGGTATTGTCGAAGAGATGGGCGCGGTCTCCATACTAAATAAGGGGCTGGCCGGCACGCGACTGACCATCATGGCCTCGACGATCATGAGTGACCTCGCTATCGGGGCCAGCGTGAGCGTCAATGGCGCCTGCCTGACGGCGGTCACCAGAACCGACCATGACTTCTCGGTCGACGTCTCGCCTGAAACCCTCTCGGTGACCACGCTCGGGGGCCTCTCCTCCGGTTCGCCTGTGAATCTGGAACGCGCCATGAAGTTGAACGAGCGTATCGGCGGGCACATGGTGTCCGGGCACGTGGACGGGATCGGCGCCATCCGGAGCCGGCATCAGGATGGAAATGCGCTGGTCCTTGAGATTGAAGCCCCAAAGGAGATTCTGCGCCTCTGTGTCCCGAAGGGATCGATCACGGTCGACGGGATCAGTCTCACCATCAACGACGTGACCGAACGCTCCTTTGTCGTCTCGATCATTCCTCACACGGCGAAAGTCACGACGCTCGGGTTGAAACAGGTGGGCGACAAGGTGAACCTGGAGTCAGACCTGATCGGAAAATACGTCGAGCGGTTGCTCCAGGAGCGCGGTATCCTCCCGCTCAAGCCAGCTCCGGTCATCGATACGGATTATCTGAAGCGGCGGGGATTGCTCTAG
- a CDS encoding PilZ domain-containing protein, whose product MKQRYTKREPVQSTCILSCDGMMGQGQLVNLSVPGCLLKTCMKLKVGQYVDLRLCFATSKTPLQIKLAAVRWVSGTQVGIEFIRMSENDQTRLRFLAGYIERRTPEQAWSEKVMCLGAAE is encoded by the coding sequence GTGAAACAGCGATACACCAAGCGTGAACCGGTCCAAAGCACCTGCATTCTCTCATGTGACGGCATGATGGGGCAGGGACAGCTAGTCAACCTCTCTGTGCCTGGGTGCCTCCTCAAAACCTGCATGAAGCTCAAGGTCGGCCAATATGTCGACCTGCGACTCTGCTTCGCCACCAGTAAGACGCCCCTTCAGATCAAGTTGGCTGCCGTCCGCTGGGTTAGTGGCACGCAAGTGGGGATCGAATTCATTCGAATGTCCGAAAATGACCAGACTCGCCTCCGTTTCCTAGCCGGTTATATCGAAAGACGCACGCCGGAGCAGGCTTGGAGTGAGAAGGTCATGTGTCTAGGGGCAGCCGAATAG
- a CDS encoding helix-turn-helix transcriptional regulator, whose protein sequence is MGSRIRGTERVFRLGPQPTLTLRERLILDGLWSGKNTNQIAEQLGLSLNSIKAVRHRLLRKYQASNAAQLVRAALAHGDLTTA, encoded by the coding sequence ATGGGATCACGAATCAGAGGCACGGAGAGGGTGTTTCGGCTGGGACCACAACCAACACTGACCTTGCGCGAACGGCTCATCCTGGACGGGCTATGGTCCGGGAAGAACACGAATCAAATCGCGGAACAGCTCGGCCTATCCCTGAATTCTATAAAAGCGGTGCGTCACCGACTTCTGAGGAAGTATCAAGCATCCAATGCGGCGCAGCTCGTACGAGCCGCCCTCGCGCATGGCGACCTCACTACGGCCTAG
- a CDS encoding response regulator, whose amino-acid sequence MTILIVEDNLVCAKLVEGLLQKAGYQTLVVNNGKEALELLPTLCDIHLVITDYLMPEINGIELIQQLKMLPGLKDIPSIILSAHCDIPTAKLARGLHCNSILVKPVRKEQLLERVEQVLSVQPLVLRTKFDVCDRLQIGDEEYQELSDTFANQVNETIPMVVLEDSTSNEPISGALNQTLVALAESASLLGAEKFSSLYGRLLAEDALTQSQLSALLRALKELALEFLTRRCSKRINEPAKPSPPEELSAA is encoded by the coding sequence TTGACCATTCTCATCGTAGAAGACAACCTTGTATGCGCAAAACTGGTCGAGGGGTTACTCCAAAAGGCTGGTTATCAAACGCTTGTGGTCAATAACGGTAAAGAGGCGCTGGAGTTGCTCCCTACGCTATGTGACATCCATCTTGTCATCACGGATTATCTGATGCCGGAAATAAACGGTATCGAGTTGATTCAACAGTTGAAAATGCTTCCCGGATTGAAGGACATTCCATCCATCATTCTCTCGGCTCATTGCGATATCCCTACCGCTAAGCTAGCGCGAGGTTTGCACTGCAATAGCATTCTCGTCAAACCAGTAAGGAAGGAACAGTTGTTAGAGCGGGTGGAACAGGTACTGAGCGTCCAACCCCTGGTGTTGCGTACCAAGTTTGATGTGTGCGACAGGTTACAAATTGGTGACGAGGAGTATCAGGAGCTGAGTGATACGTTTGCCAATCAGGTAAACGAAACCATTCCCATGGTAGTTCTGGAGGATTCCACATCTAACGAGCCGATTTCCGGAGCACTGAATCAAACACTCGTCGCTCTGGCGGAGAGCGCCTCTCTACTCGGCGCAGAAAAGTTCTCAAGCCTCTACGGGAGGCTTCTGGCCGAGGACGCGTTGACACAATCACAGCTTTCTGCCTTGCTACGGGCATTGAAGGAATTAGCCTTGGAGTTCTTGACGCGTCGTTGTTCGAAAAGAATAAACGAGCCAGCCAAACCCTCGCCTCCAGAAGAATTGTCCGCCGCCTAA